A window of Caldalkalibacillus uzonensis contains these coding sequences:
- the bioF gene encoding 8-amino-7-oxononanoate synthase, with protein sequence MFKQTLTQEESLTKELDLLEQHGLRRTLRTVETGAEPEIVVEGKKLLLLSTNNYLGLATHPRVKAKAIEAVQQFGTGSGGSRLITGNLRLHEELEQTIAAWKGTEAAQLFSCGYLANVGTISALAGKGDLVLSDELNHASMIDGCRLSKAATMVYRHVDMDDLHQKLRDTRGQYRRTLIATDGVFSMDGNIAPLPELVSLAEQYGAWLMVDDAHGTGVLGDTGAGSVEHFGLSGRVHLSVGTLSKACGAESGYVAGSQTVIEYLLNRARSFIFQTALSPGVVAASLEAIHIIRTEPALRHQLLSNARYLREGLKSYGFRLIEGETPIIAVLIGEAKTAVRFSRRLEEAGVYAPAIRPPTVPEGMSRIRCTVMATHTTAQLDFALAQFKQVGQELGVIS encoded by the coding sequence ATGTTTAAGCAGACATTAACCCAAGAAGAGAGCTTAACCAAGGAGCTGGACCTCCTGGAGCAACACGGCTTGCGCCGCACCCTGCGCACGGTGGAAACAGGTGCAGAGCCCGAGATAGTAGTCGAAGGAAAAAAGCTGTTACTTCTCTCCACTAACAATTATTTAGGCCTGGCCACCCATCCCCGGGTAAAAGCCAAAGCCATCGAAGCGGTCCAACAGTTTGGCACGGGCAGCGGTGGTTCCCGTTTGATTACAGGCAATCTCCGCTTGCATGAAGAACTGGAACAAACAATCGCGGCCTGGAAAGGCACTGAGGCGGCCCAGCTGTTCAGCTGCGGTTACTTGGCCAACGTCGGGACCATTTCTGCCCTGGCTGGAAAAGGGGATCTCGTTCTCAGTGACGAGTTGAATCATGCCAGCATGATCGATGGCTGCCGTTTAAGCAAGGCTGCCACCATGGTCTACCGCCATGTGGACATGGACGACCTGCACCAAAAGTTGCGTGACACCCGGGGACAATACCGGCGTACCTTGATTGCAACGGACGGCGTATTCAGCATGGATGGCAACATTGCCCCGCTTCCTGAGCTGGTCTCCCTGGCTGAACAATATGGGGCGTGGCTGATGGTGGATGATGCCCATGGCACCGGCGTGCTGGGAGACACTGGTGCGGGCAGCGTGGAACACTTCGGCTTAAGCGGGCGGGTGCATTTGTCGGTGGGCACCCTGTCCAAAGCCTGTGGAGCAGAGAGCGGTTATGTGGCCGGGTCTCAAACGGTCATCGAATACCTGCTGAACCGGGCTCGCTCTTTCATTTTCCAAACCGCCTTGTCCCCTGGGGTAGTGGCAGCCAGCCTGGAGGCGATCCACATCATTCGTACTGAGCCGGCCCTCCGTCACCAGTTGCTGTCCAATGCCCGCTATCTGCGCGAAGGACTTAAGTCTTATGGCTTCAGGCTGATTGAAGGGGAGACCCCCATTATTGCCGTGTTAATCGGTGAGGCCAAAACCGCTGTCCGGTTCAGCCGAAGACTGGAAGAAGCTGGTGTGTATGCTCCGGCGATCCGGCCACCCACCGTTCCGGAAGGGATGAGCCGTATCCGCTGTACCGTCATGGCCACCCACACCACGGCTCAACTAGACTTTGCTTTGGCTCAGTTTAAACAAGTAGGGCAAGAATTGGGAGTGATCAGCTGA
- the bioD gene encoding dethiobiotin synthase, which produces MTKGFFITGTDTGVGKTFVAAALAAYLKQQGQDVGVFKPMMSGIQRENPHSDAFLLKTMSGDTNPVEQINPFQFDEPLAPYLAAKRAQREVSFVQLIEAWHQVRDSHAFFLVEGAGGLAVPMGPNYLVADVAKLIDLPLIVVARPNLGTINHTLLTLHFAQSKGLAVAGVIFNGYDPEAGDLAQDTNPSLLEEWSDVPVLGIIPRTEHHSAQALAALVAKCIDVEELYAYC; this is translated from the coding sequence ATGACAAAAGGGTTTTTTATTACCGGCACAGACACCGGGGTGGGCAAAACCTTCGTGGCTGCAGCACTTGCCGCTTACCTGAAACAACAGGGGCAGGATGTGGGCGTCTTTAAACCCATGATGAGCGGCATCCAGCGGGAAAATCCTCACAGTGACGCTTTTCTGCTTAAAACCATGTCGGGGGATACCAACCCTGTGGAGCAGATTAATCCCTTTCAGTTTGACGAACCCCTCGCACCCTACCTGGCTGCCAAAAGGGCCCAGCGGGAAGTCAGCTTCGTCCAACTGATAGAAGCGTGGCATCAGGTACGTGACAGTCATGCCTTTTTCCTGGTGGAAGGGGCAGGTGGCCTGGCAGTTCCCATGGGTCCCAATTATCTGGTGGCCGATGTGGCCAAACTAATAGATTTGCCCTTGATTGTAGTGGCTCGTCCTAACCTGGGTACCATCAATCACACCCTGTTAACACTTCATTTTGCTCAAAGCAAAGGGCTTGCTGTGGCTGGCGTGATTTTTAACGGTTATGATCCCGAGGCCGGGGACTTAGCCCAAGATACCAACCCATCCCTATTAGAAGAATGGTCAGATGTGCCGGTTTTGGGCATCATTCCCCGTACGGAACACCATTCAGCACAAGCGCTGGCCGCGTTGGTTGCAAAGTGCATTGATGTGGAAGAGCTGTATGCATACTGCTAA
- the bioB gene encoding biotin synthase BioB, giving the protein MSIFSQARVNVWEVYADKALRGEVLTKDEAFHILGAPDGELLPLLQAAYRVRYHYYGNKVKLNMIINAKSGLCPEDCGYCSQSIVSKAPIEKYPLLDKETLIEGAREAVRRKAGTYCIVASGRGATDKEIEQVVEAVKAIKQEMPLKICCCLGIISEEQAQKLREAGVERYNHNLNTSASHYGHITTTHTYEDRVRTVQHVKQAGISPCSGCIIGMGETWDDVYHLALSLRELDADSIPVNFLHAIPGTPLENMDELNPRYCLKVLALFRFINPSKEIRISGGREVNLRSLQALGLYPANAIFVGDYLTTEGQTARADHQMIEDLGFEIELMHYSLNMSSNST; this is encoded by the coding sequence TTGTCAATATTTTCACAAGCACGAGTGAATGTATGGGAAGTATACGCTGATAAAGCTTTGCGGGGTGAAGTTTTAACCAAAGATGAAGCGTTTCATATCCTCGGTGCACCAGATGGGGAACTTCTGCCCCTGTTGCAAGCCGCTTACCGGGTCCGTTATCACTACTATGGCAATAAAGTGAAACTCAATATGATCATTAATGCCAAAAGCGGTTTATGTCCTGAGGACTGCGGCTACTGTTCTCAATCTATTGTGTCCAAAGCGCCCATCGAAAAATATCCCTTATTGGATAAAGAAACCCTGATTGAAGGGGCACGGGAAGCGGTAAGACGCAAAGCGGGAACCTATTGTATTGTGGCCAGCGGCCGCGGTGCAACGGACAAGGAGATTGAGCAAGTGGTCGAAGCTGTGAAAGCCATCAAGCAGGAAATGCCGCTTAAAATCTGCTGTTGTTTGGGTATTATCTCAGAAGAGCAGGCCCAAAAGCTCCGTGAAGCCGGGGTGGAACGCTACAACCACAACTTAAATACCAGTGCCAGCCATTACGGTCACATCACCACCACGCACACCTACGAAGACCGGGTGCGCACGGTACAACATGTGAAGCAGGCAGGCATCTCCCCTTGCTCAGGCTGCATCATTGGGATGGGGGAAACCTGGGATGATGTGTATCATCTGGCCCTCAGCCTGAGGGAATTAGATGCAGATTCCATACCTGTCAACTTTTTGCACGCCATTCCGGGGACGCCGCTGGAGAATATGGATGAGTTAAATCCGCGCTACTGTTTGAAAGTACTCGCCCTGTTCCGTTTTATCAACCCTTCTAAAGAGATTCGTATTTCCGGAGGACGGGAAGTCAACCTGCGCTCCCTGCAAGCGCTCGGTCTCTATCCGGCCAATGCCATCTTTGTGGGTGACTATTTAACCACGGAAGGCCAAACAGCCCGGGCTGACCATCAGATGATCGAGGACCTGGGCTTTGAAATCGAGTTAATGCATTATTCTCTAAATATGTCTTCTAATTCTACTTGA
- a CDS encoding Uma2 family endonuclease yields MNLPQKSKISLEEFYKMREETNDLLEYVDGIVLMTPSPSTKHQRVSGRLQAKLFNFLEGTNCEVFSAPYDIELKKDGIEGTKILVPDLSVICDKQGLQENKFVGVPDLIIEILSPSNQSNDLVTKMNLYMQYGVKEYWIINPMLNAVQIYVLDEKGHYQQKDILKEIGTVESEILKGFQVELEDIFRE; encoded by the coding sequence ATGAATTTGCCTCAAAAAAGCAAAATAAGTCTCGAAGAATTTTATAAAATGAGAGAGGAAACAAACGATTTGTTGGAATACGTAGACGGCATTGTTTTGATGACACCATCACCTTCCACGAAACATCAAAGAGTATCGGGAAGATTACAAGCAAAATTGTTTAATTTTTTAGAAGGCACCAATTGTGAAGTATTTAGTGCTCCTTATGACATTGAACTCAAAAAGGATGGCATAGAGGGAACTAAAATATTAGTGCCTGATTTATCCGTCATTTGTGATAAGCAAGGCTTACAAGAAAATAAGTTTGTTGGAGTTCCCGATTTAATTATTGAAATTCTAAGTCCATCTAATCAATCAAATGATTTAGTGACTAAAATGAATTTGTATATGCAATACGGTGTAAAGGAATATTGGATTATCAATCCTATGTTAAACGCAGTTCAAATTTACGTCCTAGATGAAAAAGGGCATTATCAACAAAAGGATATATTGAAAGAAATAGGAACTGTTGAGTCAGAAATACTAAAGGGATTTCAAGTAGAATTAGAAGACATATTTAGAGAATAA
- a CDS encoding AIR synthase related protein, with product MEGCIAMVGMGKHSTMFQVRDLTVMELNEQEVMVVACDSVGGIGSKPHDKVKADGAVVGAFALRVPLFELISAGAAPVLVVNTLSVEWDPAGREIVQGLKAYAKQAGLDVDVQFTGSTEENVPTVQTGVGITVLGKAEKARFFPGSTRQGDWVACAGWPKSAPDDDVRLDDPQILSIEELYILRQQPDVHDILPVGSKGILYEAQELANSAGLASQLEVQKGRTTLDLEKSAGPSTCVIFSAAEEAIGRLQRQLKAPLTVIGQLA from the coding sequence GTGGAGGGATGCATAGCCATGGTGGGGATGGGCAAACATTCGACAATGTTCCAAGTGAGAGATTTAACGGTCATGGAGCTGAACGAGCAGGAGGTGATGGTGGTTGCCTGTGATTCGGTGGGGGGCATTGGCAGTAAACCGCATGACAAGGTAAAGGCAGACGGTGCTGTTGTCGGTGCGTTTGCCCTGCGGGTGCCTTTGTTCGAGCTTATTTCTGCTGGTGCTGCCCCTGTACTCGTGGTCAACACGCTCAGTGTGGAATGGGATCCGGCAGGAAGGGAGATTGTCCAAGGATTGAAAGCGTACGCCAAACAGGCCGGGCTTGACGTGGACGTGCAGTTTACCGGCAGTACAGAGGAGAATGTGCCTACCGTACAAACTGGTGTAGGTATTACCGTGCTGGGCAAAGCAGAAAAAGCCCGGTTTTTTCCGGGCTCTACACGTCAGGGTGACTGGGTGGCTTGTGCCGGCTGGCCCAAAAGTGCGCCTGATGATGACGTCCGCCTGGATGATCCTCAGATATTATCCATTGAGGAACTGTATATATTGCGTCAGCAACCCGACGTTCATGATATCCTGCCGGTTGGTTCCAAAGGAATCTTGTATGAAGCGCAGGAACTGGCCAATAGTGCCGGACTCGCTTCTCAACTGGAAGTTCAAAAGGGGCGGACCACCCTTGATCTTGAGAAATCGGCCGGTCCGTCCACTTGTGTCATTTTTTCAGCGGCAGAAGAGGCGATCGGCCGTCTCCAGCGGCAATTAAAGGCACCGTTAACCGTGATAGGCCAACTGGCCTAA
- a CDS encoding ABC transporter substrate-binding protein translates to MFRLPKCHLLLIVIMIVVFVLTACSSEQASSSPAENGTVAEGEASGEETQTDPAGASGYQPVTIENNGRTLSFDKPPQRAVTLNQHVTEVMLALGLEEVMVGTAYLDDEILPQFQEAYEQIPVLADRYPSQEVFLSVEPDFAYAGWQSAFSENGVGSVEELEAFGVTAYLHHSSTIVGPTIEDVYQDIHNIGRIFGVEERAKALIAQMETDIALLQEQIGKVDEPIRVFVYDSGEDQAFTVGQNYMNTLIRLAGGENIFADLDKNWGAVNWEEVVERSPEVIVVVDYGEMTAEQKIDFLLRHPALDNVPAIQHERFVVVPLSAAAEGIRAPLALEILIKGFYPEKAE, encoded by the coding sequence ATGTTCCGTTTGCCCAAATGCCATCTTCTTCTTATCGTTATCATGATAGTTGTCTTTGTGCTGACTGCCTGCAGCTCTGAACAGGCCAGCAGCTCACCGGCAGAGAACGGTACTGTGGCGGAAGGAGAGGCCTCTGGTGAGGAGACTCAGACTGATCCCGCTGGTGCCAGCGGGTACCAGCCGGTCACGATTGAAAATAACGGACGCACACTCAGCTTTGATAAGCCCCCGCAAAGGGCTGTTACTCTGAACCAGCATGTAACCGAAGTGATGCTGGCTTTGGGACTGGAAGAGGTGATGGTGGGGACCGCCTATTTGGATGATGAGATTTTGCCACAGTTTCAGGAAGCTTACGAGCAGATCCCTGTCCTGGCTGATCGATATCCATCCCAAGAGGTGTTTCTCTCGGTTGAACCGGATTTTGCTTATGCGGGATGGCAGAGCGCCTTTAGTGAAAATGGGGTTGGTTCCGTAGAGGAGTTAGAAGCCTTCGGTGTGACGGCTTACTTGCATCACTCTTCTACGATCGTGGGACCGACGATTGAGGATGTGTACCAGGATATCCATAACATCGGCCGTATTTTTGGAGTGGAAGAGCGGGCTAAGGCGCTGATTGCCCAGATGGAAACAGATATTGCCCTCTTGCAGGAACAGATTGGGAAGGTGGATGAGCCAATCCGGGTCTTTGTCTACGACAGTGGGGAAGATCAGGCTTTTACCGTGGGACAAAATTATATGAATACCCTGATTCGCTTAGCTGGGGGAGAAAACATTTTTGCTGATTTGGACAAAAATTGGGGGGCCGTTAACTGGGAAGAGGTAGTCGAACGATCACCCGAGGTCATCGTCGTTGTTGATTACGGGGAGATGACAGCTGAACAAAAAATAGATTTCCTGCTGCGGCATCCAGCGCTGGACAATGTACCAGCCATCCAGCATGAACGGTTCGTCGTCGTTCCCTTATCGGCTGCTGCCGAAGGCATCCGGGCTCCTTTAGCATTGGAAATACTGATCAAAGGGTTTTATCCGGAGAAGGCAGAATAA
- a CDS encoding heme ABC transporter ATP-binding protein, with product MIKLEELSTAVGGKTIVQQVTASVNKGEFVGLVGPNGSGKSTLLKTIYRVLKPQAGLVTLEGEALSRIPLKETAKKMAVVSQEAPLLFEFKVREIVHMGRFPHKRLLEPDTPADEEMVQQALQQVGLQDKLDEPYSGLSGGEKQRVQIARVLAQGADYLILDEPTNHLDIHHQLHILELVKSLEVTVLAALHDLNLAAMYCDRLLVMKEGHLVADGTPEEVLTPSLLAEVFQVQAEVRPHPVFNKPVITFFPTETRGRNHK from the coding sequence ATGATCAAGCTGGAGGAGTTGTCGACAGCGGTAGGGGGTAAGACCATTGTTCAGCAAGTGACCGCTTCGGTCAACAAAGGAGAGTTTGTCGGCTTAGTAGGACCAAACGGAAGCGGCAAATCTACGCTGCTCAAAACGATTTACCGTGTGCTTAAGCCCCAGGCCGGTCTGGTCACATTGGAGGGTGAGGCCCTAAGCCGTATACCACTTAAAGAGACAGCCAAGAAGATGGCCGTTGTCAGCCAGGAAGCTCCCCTTCTGTTTGAATTCAAAGTGCGGGAAATTGTCCATATGGGGCGCTTCCCCCATAAGCGTTTGTTGGAACCGGATACTCCCGCTGATGAGGAAATGGTGCAACAGGCCTTACAACAGGTTGGTTTGCAGGATAAGCTGGATGAACCTTACAGCGGCTTGTCAGGAGGAGAGAAACAGCGGGTGCAGATTGCCCGGGTCTTGGCCCAAGGTGCCGACTATCTGATCTTGGATGAGCCGACGAACCATCTAGACATTCACCATCAGTTGCATATTTTGGAGCTGGTCAAAAGCTTGGAAGTCACTGTATTGGCCGCCTTGCATGATCTCAATCTGGCCGCCATGTATTGTGACCGTTTGCTGGTGATGAAAGAGGGGCACCTAGTAGCTGACGGGACGCCGGAAGAGGTCCTCACCCCATCCCTTTTGGCGGAGGTCTTTCAGGTGCAGGCCGAAGTGCGCCCTCATCCTGTATTCAACAAGCCTGTGATTACGTTTTTCCCCACGGAGACAAGGGGAAGAAACCATAAGTAA
- a CDS encoding FecCD family ABC transporter permease has protein sequence MLQLWLPYPVVGSMAETMGNTDQNKKITLATGFNRPLFQRDQTQRFKLVVGLALLGLTFVVSLTVAVMIGPVSVPPLTVWQIILANLPWIGGAVTADWSTPHGHIVWDIRLPRVLLAGLVGAGLATVGVAIQALVRNSLADPYILGVSSGASVGATAVIVAGAFSLLGQYALALAAFGGALLSVMLVFVIAQIGGRISIVRLLLAGIAISMVLSSLTSFIVMTAPREEAIRSALFWMMGSLAGARWEYLTIPVLVIAAGLFYLLIQFRTLNALLMGDEAATTLGVDVHRFRKILIMVTALITGVLVAVSGAIGFVGLMIPHMVRLVVGADHRLVLPFSALAGAIFLIWADVFARMILAPEELPIGIVTALCGGPFFIWLLRSRQYSFGGSEQG, from the coding sequence ATGCTGCAGCTTTGGCTCCCTTATCCGGTGGTGGGCAGCATGGCTGAAACAATGGGAAACACAGATCAAAACAAGAAAATAACGTTGGCAACAGGTTTTAACCGCCCCTTGTTTCAGCGGGATCAAACACAGCGGTTTAAACTGGTTGTAGGACTGGCTCTGTTGGGCCTTACCTTTGTCGTCTCCCTGACAGTGGCCGTTATGATTGGTCCGGTCTCTGTGCCGCCCCTCACGGTGTGGCAGATTATTCTGGCTAACCTGCCTTGGATTGGGGGAGCGGTTACGGCTGATTGGAGCACGCCCCACGGCCATATTGTCTGGGACATCCGTTTACCCAGGGTGCTTTTGGCTGGTTTGGTTGGCGCCGGTTTGGCCACAGTGGGCGTTGCGATCCAGGCCCTTGTGCGCAATTCCCTGGCTGACCCGTATATTTTGGGGGTTTCCTCCGGTGCTTCAGTGGGGGCAACGGCCGTCATTGTAGCCGGGGCATTCAGTCTCTTGGGCCAATATGCGCTGGCGTTGGCTGCCTTTGGCGGGGCTCTGCTTTCGGTCATGCTGGTATTTGTTATCGCCCAGATAGGCGGCCGCATTTCGATTGTTCGCTTGCTTCTGGCCGGCATTGCCATTTCCATGGTGCTCTCGTCCCTGACCAGTTTTATCGTCATGACAGCCCCACGCGAGGAAGCCATCCGCTCCGCCCTGTTCTGGATGATGGGCAGCCTGGCTGGGGCCAGGTGGGAGTACTTGACGATTCCGGTTCTGGTCATCGCCGCTGGCTTGTTCTACCTGCTGATCCAGTTCAGAACCCTGAATGCGCTATTAATGGGCGATGAAGCAGCCACCACACTGGGAGTGGACGTGCACCGTTTTCGTAAAATCCTGATTATGGTCACCGCTTTGATCACTGGAGTGCTCGTTGCTGTCAGCGGAGCAATCGGCTTTGTCGGCTTGATGATTCCACATATGGTTCGTCTGGTGGTGGGAGCGGACCATCGCCTGGTGTTGCCCTTCAGCGCTTTGGCAGGTGCCATCTTTCTGATTTGGGCCGATGTGTTTGCCCGCATGATCCTGGCTCCAGAAGAGCTGCCGATCGGGATTGTCACTGCACTGTGTGGCGGGCCGTTTTTCATTTGGCTTTTGCGCAGCCGCCAATATAGCTTTGGGGGAAGTGAACAGGGATGA
- the cobA gene encoding uroporphyrinogen-III C-methyltransferase codes for MGTGKVYLVGAGPGHPKLITVRGLECIQEADVIIYDRLAGPELLAYASPQAELIFCGKSPRQHTLRQERINQLLVEKAREGKVVTRLKGGDPSVFGRVGEEAEWLAAHAVPFEIVPGVTAAAGAAAAAGIPLTHRAYASSFAVVTGHAGEKGDSCAQSKETGTPEVRQHGAECERTWAALARGIDTLVFYMGMNRLSEICHALLHHGRAPDTPVAVIQWATTPRQKLVTGTLETIEQQVQDSRIGSPAVIVVGEVVRIRDRLAKSMEFHAAALAPLSGGGQHG; via the coding sequence ATGGGAACGGGCAAAGTATATCTTGTCGGAGCAGGACCTGGCCACCCCAAGCTCATTACCGTGCGGGGGTTGGAATGCATTCAAGAGGCCGATGTGATCATCTACGACCGCTTGGCCGGCCCTGAGCTCTTAGCTTATGCCTCTCCCCAAGCAGAGCTGATTTTTTGCGGCAAGTCTCCCCGGCAGCACACGTTGCGCCAGGAACGGATCAATCAATTGCTGGTGGAGAAAGCACGGGAAGGAAAAGTGGTCACCCGCTTAAAGGGAGGCGATCCCTCGGTCTTTGGACGGGTGGGGGAAGAGGCTGAATGGCTTGCTGCCCACGCTGTTCCCTTTGAAATTGTACCAGGGGTGACAGCAGCTGCGGGGGCCGCAGCAGCGGCGGGCATCCCCCTCACGCACCGGGCCTATGCCTCTTCGTTTGCTGTGGTGACCGGTCATGCCGGGGAAAAAGGTGACTCCTGTGCACAGTCGAAAGAAACGGGCACACCAGAAGTAAGGCAGCATGGTGCAGAGTGTGAACGGACCTGGGCTGCGCTGGCCAGAGGAATCGATACCCTGGTGTTTTATATGGGTATGAACCGTTTGTCGGAGATTTGCCATGCTTTGCTTCACCATGGAAGGGCGCCAGACACTCCGGTGGCGGTGATCCAGTGGGCGACGACACCCAGGCAAAAGTTAGTCACCGGTACATTGGAGACAATTGAACAGCAGGTGCAAGACAGCAGGATCGGTTCTCCGGCCGTCATCGTGGTGGGGGAAGTGGTTCGCATCAGGGACAGGCTGGCGAAGAGTATGGAGTTTCATGCTGCAGCTTTGGCTCCCTTATCCGGTGGTGGGCAGCATGGCTGA
- a CDS encoding precorrin-2 dehydrogenase/sirohydrochlorin ferrochelatase family protein — MNKPGYPVILNIEELPVVVIGGGTVAARKVGKLLEAGAQVTVVSPQLAPDLKEWARQGKIRWLDKQFDPGDIRGARLVIAATNDPHVNIAVYNALEPQQWINIVDRPDLSHFIVPTTFRRGKLSISVSTSGASPGLAKKITAELAERYDDVYADYVDFLASCREEILQHVSDQKQRQRLFAALLDPVFLRLTREGKQEERSARYRRLLSTAAGSATAEVERKAGQDGDSDPALKQSVQQQSEDEI, encoded by the coding sequence GTGAATAAACCGGGATATCCTGTCATTTTAAACATTGAAGAGCTGCCCGTTGTTGTGATTGGGGGAGGAACAGTAGCGGCCAGGAAAGTGGGTAAACTGCTGGAGGCTGGGGCTCAAGTGACAGTAGTCAGTCCACAGTTGGCACCTGACCTCAAAGAGTGGGCCAGGCAAGGGAAAATCAGGTGGCTGGACAAGCAGTTTGACCCTGGAGATATAAGGGGAGCACGCCTGGTGATTGCCGCTACCAATGATCCACATGTGAATATAGCGGTTTACAATGCTTTGGAACCACAGCAATGGATTAATATAGTGGATCGTCCTGATTTAAGCCATTTTATTGTCCCGACGACGTTCCGGCGGGGAAAGCTCTCGATCAGCGTCTCCACTTCAGGTGCCAGTCCGGGATTGGCCAAGAAGATTACAGCAGAATTGGCGGAACGTTATGATGATGTGTATGCCGACTATGTTGATTTTTTGGCCAGCTGCCGCGAGGAAATATTGCAGCATGTGTCGGATCAAAAACAGAGGCAAAGGTTGTTTGCCGCCCTTTTGGATCCTGTTTTTCTGCGCTTAACCAGAGAGGGAAAGCAGGAAGAACGGTCAGCACGTTACCGCCGCCTGTTAAGTACAGCGGCCGGAAGTGCTACAGCAGAAGTGGAGAGGAAAGCCGGACAAGATGGTGACTCTGATCCTGCTCTAAAGCAATCTGTGCAGCAGCAAAGCGAGGATGAGATTTAA
- the cobT gene encoding nicotinate-nucleotide--dimethylbenzimidazole phosphoribosyltransferase — MVASLNRYCQRIPSVDDQVGQEAARYVDTLTKPKGSLGRLEAIAVELAKITGHMKPQVSPPGIIVFAADHGIAAEGVSAYPQEVTAQMVHNFLNGGAAINVFARQIGAMLEVVDIGVAQPLAAPGLISRKVRYGTANFLKETAMSLKDAVAAIEVGIERAEAMIDRGIKSLIVGEMGIGNTTTSSAMLAAFLCGDTSGAYPGPDTTELAERMKGLVGPGTGVKQERVIHKQSVIARALALHRPNGQDPVDVLSKVGGLEIAGMAGAILAAARHHIPVIVDGFICTVAALTAVRLCPHVNDVLLAAHRSQEPGHQVALRLLNKEPLVDLGMRLGEGSGAAVAFPLVEAACRMIGEMATFQSAGVTDGEGA; from the coding sequence ATGGTAGCAAGCCTGAATCGCTATTGCCAGAGGATACCGTCTGTTGATGATCAAGTGGGTCAAGAGGCGGCCCGCTATGTGGACACTTTAACGAAACCTAAGGGAAGTTTGGGCCGGTTGGAAGCGATCGCGGTGGAGCTGGCCAAAATCACGGGTCACATGAAACCCCAGGTGTCTCCCCCGGGAATCATTGTTTTTGCCGCCGACCACGGTATCGCTGCAGAAGGGGTTTCCGCTTATCCGCAGGAAGTGACAGCGCAAATGGTGCACAACTTTCTTAACGGAGGAGCGGCAATTAATGTGTTTGCCCGCCAAATTGGAGCCATGCTGGAAGTGGTAGATATCGGTGTGGCCCAGCCCCTTGCGGCCCCGGGCTTAATCTCGCGCAAGGTGCGCTATGGGACTGCTAATTTTTTAAAAGAAACAGCCATGTCGCTGAAGGATGCTGTAGCTGCGATTGAAGTGGGTATCGAGCGGGCAGAAGCCATGATTGACCGCGGGATTAAAAGTTTAATCGTGGGTGAAATGGGGATCGGTAACACCACGACAAGCAGTGCCATGCTGGCCGCCTTTCTCTGTGGTGATACAAGCGGTGCATATCCCGGGCCGGATACAACTGAACTTGCTGAACGAATGAAAGGATTGGTGGGCCCGGGTACGGGGGTGAAGCAAGAGAGGGTGATCCACAAACAGTCGGTCATTGCCCGGGCCCTTGCACTGCACCGCCCCAACGGACAGGACCCTGTGGATGTGTTAAGCAAGGTGGGTGGGCTGGAGATTGCCGGAATGGCCGGGGCCATACTGGCTGCAGCCAGGCATCACATTCCTGTCATTGTGGACGGGTTTATCTGTACGGTGGCTGCTCTGACAGCCGTCAGGTTGTGCCCCCATGTCAATGATGTTTTGCTTGCTGCCCACCGTTCCCAGGAGCCGGGACATCAAGTTGCCCTCCGTTTATTAAACAAAGAACCGTTAGTTGACTTGGGTATGCGGCTGGGCGAAGGGAGCGGAGCTGCTGTGGCTTTCCCACTTGTTGAAGCAGCCTGCCGCATGATCGGGGAAATGGCCACCTTTCAATCAGCTGGTGTAACGGACGGTGAGGGAGCGTGA